The following proteins are encoded in a genomic region of Dialister hominis:
- a CDS encoding YybS family protein, translated as MGDFKAGSTNAVVLAGMCTALAVVLSMIGLYMPLFSTIVFLLIPLPIAYLGMREGIQWSVIVTSGILILDSVFFGIVSAAFLCAIFGILGIVMGICYKHKIAAWKALIAGAVVVLIALVAEGLAALYVLGISSPILGGEGFTQMEQSMNEMLPSFYSGEALTQAQERVDVMMESIRKSIPFAMVAASFFYSWASMTLGKMIFQKMGIKDIPMLPALERWEMPRPVLYVYIAVVVAGYFLKPQGMMDYVLYNVEVGCVLIFWLQGLATLWWMPHKYPRVRPFRVLIVLLSFFVGLFQMMMVFLGMADMAVNYRKKRNYQ; from the coding sequence ATGGGAGATTTCAAGGCAGGCAGCACCAACGCGGTCGTATTGGCAGGGATGTGTACGGCTCTGGCCGTAGTCCTTTCTATGATTGGGCTCTACATGCCGCTTTTTTCCACTATCGTATTTCTTTTGATCCCTCTTCCGATCGCATACCTGGGGATGCGCGAGGGGATCCAGTGGTCGGTCATCGTCACGAGCGGGATCCTGATCCTGGACTCGGTTTTCTTCGGCATCGTTTCTGCCGCTTTCCTCTGCGCGATTTTCGGGATCCTGGGCATCGTGATGGGGATCTGCTACAAGCATAAGATTGCGGCGTGGAAGGCGCTGATTGCAGGCGCCGTCGTCGTTCTCATCGCACTTGTCGCCGAAGGGCTGGCAGCGCTCTATGTCCTGGGGATTTCCTCTCCGATTTTAGGCGGGGAAGGTTTCACGCAGATGGAGCAGTCGATGAATGAGATGCTTCCGTCCTTCTATTCGGGCGAAGCGCTGACGCAGGCGCAGGAACGCGTCGATGTCATGATGGAATCCATCAGGAAATCCATTCCCTTTGCCATGGTGGCAGCGTCCTTCTTCTATTCCTGGGCGTCCATGACGCTTGGCAAGATGATTTTCCAGAAGATGGGCATCAAGGATATCCCGATGCTTCCGGCTCTGGAACGCTGGGAAATGCCAAGACCGGTTCTTTATGTGTACATCGCTGTCGTCGTGGCAGGATATTTCTTGAAGCCGCAGGGCATGATGGACTATGTCCTCTACAATGTGGAAGTCGGCTGCGTCCTGATCTTCTGGCTGCAGGGGCTTGCGACGCTCTGGTGGATGCCGCACAAGTATCCGAGGGTCCGTCCCTTCCGCGTGCTGATCGTTCTGCTGTCCTTCTTCGTGGGACTTTTCCAGATGATGATGGTCTTCCTTGGAATGGCGGATATGGCGGTCAACTACCGTAAAAAAAGAAATTATCAATAA